From a single Bryobacter aggregatus MPL3 genomic region:
- a CDS encoding RHS repeat domain-containing protein codes for MFLPNSQDPTTPNVTYTYQDQMGYRNASYETKNPVVRKDIQRWDALTGPPLGLDTWLYTRPTSTNKIGTTTAPDGGVTTHTYITPQGEGRYLLGKTVGPEGEISLKYWEKNEAWGSNFYSDPKNIYVRAEYRKPAGGANYAATVTALSKNGNVKSVTEYDYGLEPSVDSAGVPTGVPSGGTILRQTTHDYHYETDAAAALMPGSYNGSQQNVYWKNFDLLVKGAKKRSTVLGKLGRTNWLTIESITEWAYDDAATTANITVEALWDSTKGSAPSLGGLIGDDEKAAVTRYTWSQGNLTSKQGPRRSSENVVSDETTFTYGPVSFGEDSGAAQYCPSAYTGLYPTSVTTHAQAGSLADTVHFRFDCATGLLVSSQRDAAPLGSSGKILSTRASYDRYGRNTSMEERDGTTVLRKGSTSFHDNDRWIRVASDLHLANDQLLATVYQFDGDGQLWQTRGTDDSSGAVTVSSGAGVVSNRGATRYNSSGTVHVESSPWRSSPLTGEAGQTWTVKRFDKSGRPTQVAVTTGTASTAPTKTGNDLISSTSYSYSGALTTETDSLSNSRTEKRDALGRLIEVTQGTLSPVKYWYDGRDHLVEVEQQDSTSYSGTKTQNRLFAYDSLGRLGSVTNPESGAESYTYWVDGQMKTKTNASSQVVNYAYDAARRLATKSFSGALNTTYCYDGKLWNGSACAMPAGRTDAVKGMKTGSGGAWGSTNYAAVDALGRVTSLKQTVAGLAEQSLSYEYSASGAVKSIGYPSGRQVNVAYTGAGRPSQLSSAARTYLSGMSYGANGALLAETWNGSGADRVEEKRSYNPLGQMLTADFRKNAQDSGRFWKMTNQFPETKNVGNLTKQYVETGIDTFGVRYAYDGLYRLIGAAEDSSNEDPLGTASCATVGGRWCVQYAYDQFGNGWTPSKSGLALGLAQASSNWYLQSSGVVNNRLKDVAYDASGRQRQWKVGDTSSVAVYDPEGHMTEAKGDSAVTPGTEKIYGSYLYNGDGQRVKSVADGKTVWYVYGLDGGVAAEFATGYTNVNAGKTLYPVTDHLGSTRAWFDQTGTVTQRVDYEPFGGEIQRAGVAGYSGVGDPAQKFTGKERDAETGLDYFGARYLMAGQGRFGSPDAPLVDQHVEDPQSWNLYGYVRNNPLSHVDPTGQACSTLIGNTKSGYCQRADLYANFDNLVSSKTRFFAAAHVATSQIADVAIPFAGTIGTSVKTRELLASINALLEGINTEAVGRVISGQMSGSGSVLDASLVHMEQTAVQKALDEFKRKDPAAYQTAVKELNALLNSKGGVFQELATGMGRAILSTDRSYARLLKSIRKRIGRDIDFGSQEDREEIGLSLVDYIKKASGCTLFGEGINACP; via the coding sequence GTGTTTTTACCAAATTCGCAGGATCCAACGACGCCAAACGTGACCTATACGTATCAAGACCAGATGGGGTATCGGAATGCAAGTTACGAGACAAAGAATCCGGTGGTACGGAAGGATATACAACGATGGGACGCGTTAACGGGGCCGCCCCTTGGCCTGGATACCTGGCTTTATACCAGGCCTACCAGCACGAACAAGATCGGTACGACCACAGCTCCAGACGGCGGGGTCACGACACATACCTACATTACTCCCCAGGGTGAGGGGCGATATCTTCTTGGGAAAACTGTTGGACCTGAAGGCGAGATCTCCCTCAAGTACTGGGAGAAGAATGAGGCATGGGGGAGTAATTTTTATTCGGATCCTAAGAATATCTATGTGCGCGCCGAGTATCGCAAGCCTGCGGGCGGCGCGAATTATGCGGCCACGGTGACTGCGTTGTCGAAGAATGGCAACGTGAAGAGTGTTACTGAATACGATTACGGCCTGGAGCCGAGCGTAGATAGTGCTGGAGTTCCCACAGGAGTTCCGAGCGGTGGAACGATCCTTCGGCAGACAACACACGACTACCACTACGAGACGGATGCCGCAGCCGCCCTAATGCCGGGGAGCTACAACGGAAGCCAGCAGAATGTGTACTGGAAGAACTTTGATCTTCTGGTGAAGGGCGCAAAGAAGAGAAGCACCGTTCTGGGAAAGCTCGGACGTACTAACTGGCTGACGATCGAATCGATCACCGAGTGGGCCTATGACGACGCTGCCACTACGGCAAATATTACGGTTGAAGCATTATGGGATAGCACGAAAGGATCCGCCCCCTCTCTCGGCGGCCTGATTGGTGACGATGAGAAGGCTGCCGTGACGCGCTACACCTGGAGCCAGGGGAACTTGACTTCCAAGCAGGGGCCTCGGCGGAGCTCTGAGAATGTGGTCTCAGACGAGACGACCTTCACTTATGGTCCGGTGAGTTTCGGTGAAGATTCCGGGGCTGCGCAATATTGTCCGTCCGCTTATACAGGTTTGTATCCGACTTCTGTGACGACGCACGCTCAGGCGGGAAGCCTGGCCGATACCGTCCATTTCCGTTTTGACTGTGCCACTGGGTTGCTTGTCAGCTCGCAGCGCGATGCGGCGCCTCTTGGGAGTTCTGGCAAGATTCTGAGTACACGCGCTAGCTACGATCGCTACGGGCGAAACACCAGCATGGAGGAGCGAGATGGCACGACTGTGCTCCGTAAAGGGAGCACTTCATTCCACGACAACGATCGATGGATTCGCGTGGCAAGTGATCTTCATCTTGCCAACGATCAGTTGCTGGCAACGGTCTATCAGTTTGACGGCGATGGACAATTGTGGCAGACGCGAGGAACCGATGATAGCAGCGGCGCGGTGACCGTCAGTTCTGGCGCCGGTGTCGTGTCGAACCGCGGAGCCACTCGATACAACTCAAGTGGCACCGTCCATGTGGAATCGAGTCCCTGGCGCTCCAGTCCGCTGACTGGTGAAGCTGGACAGACTTGGACGGTGAAGCGCTTTGACAAGAGCGGACGCCCGACGCAGGTTGCAGTGACCACTGGTACCGCGTCTACTGCGCCAACCAAAACCGGAAACGATCTGATTTCCAGCACAAGCTATAGCTATTCCGGCGCATTGACCACGGAGACGGACTCTCTCAGCAACTCCCGAACGGAGAAGCGAGATGCTCTCGGCCGTTTGATTGAGGTGACGCAGGGGACCCTGTCGCCGGTGAAGTATTGGTATGACGGTCGCGACCATCTGGTGGAGGTGGAGCAGCAGGATTCGACAAGCTACAGCGGCACGAAGACTCAGAACCGTCTGTTTGCTTACGATTCTCTCGGCCGGCTGGGCAGTGTCACGAATCCGGAAAGCGGAGCGGAGAGCTACACCTACTGGGTGGATGGTCAGATGAAGACGAAGACTAACGCCTCGTCTCAGGTGGTGAACTATGCCTACGATGCGGCGCGACGCCTGGCGACAAAGAGCTTTAGCGGCGCACTGAACACGACGTATTGTTACGACGGCAAGCTCTGGAACGGATCGGCGTGTGCGATGCCTGCCGGACGTACGGATGCGGTCAAGGGGATGAAGACCGGCAGCGGCGGCGCGTGGGGTTCGACGAACTATGCGGCGGTAGATGCGCTGGGACGTGTGACCTCTTTGAAGCAGACCGTGGCTGGACTTGCGGAGCAGTCGCTGAGCTACGAGTACTCCGCGAGCGGCGCGGTGAAGAGCATTGGCTATCCGAGCGGCCGTCAGGTGAATGTTGCCTATACGGGCGCGGGACGGCCTTCGCAGTTGAGCAGTGCTGCCCGGACCTACTTGAGCGGCATGAGCTACGGAGCGAACGGAGCGCTACTGGCTGAGACCTGGAATGGGAGTGGCGCGGATCGTGTAGAAGAGAAGCGCAGCTACAATCCGCTGGGGCAGATGCTGACGGCGGATTTCCGGAAGAATGCGCAGGATAGCGGCCGTTTCTGGAAGATGACGAACCAGTTTCCGGAGACGAAGAATGTTGGGAATCTGACGAAGCAGTATGTGGAGACGGGGATCGATACCTTTGGCGTGCGCTATGCGTATGACGGGTTGTATCGGTTGATTGGCGCCGCGGAAGACAGTAGCAATGAAGACCCTCTGGGTACGGCGAGTTGTGCGACGGTGGGTGGGCGTTGGTGTGTGCAATATGCCTACGATCAGTTTGGCAATGGCTGGACGCCGTCGAAGTCTGGGTTGGCGCTTGGGTTGGCGCAGGCGAGTTCGAATTGGTACTTGCAGAGCAGCGGAGTGGTGAACAATCGCTTGAAGGATGTGGCTTACGATGCGAGCGGCCGGCAGAGGCAGTGGAAGGTTGGGGATACGAGTTCGGTTGCGGTCTATGATCCTGAGGGACATATGACGGAGGCGAAGGGCGACTCTGCTGTGACGCCTGGGACCGAGAAGATTTACGGGAGCTATCTCTATAACGGAGATGGGCAGCGCGTGAAGTCTGTGGCTGATGGGAAGACGGTTTGGTATGTGTATGGTCTGGATGGAGGGGTGGCTGCGGAGTTTGCGACTGGCTACACGAATGTGAATGCGGGCAAGACGCTGTATCCGGTGACGGATCATCTGGGGAGTACGCGGGCGTGGTTTGATCAGACGGGTACAGTGACGCAACGGGTGGATTATGAGCCGTTTGGAGGAGAGATCCAGCGGGCTGGAGTTGCTGGCTACTCGGGAGTGGGAGATCCGGCGCAGAAGTTTACGGGTAAGGAACGGGATGCGGAGACGGGGCTCGATTACTTTGGGGCCAGGTATCTGATGGCGGGGCAGGGGCGGTTTGGGAGTCCGGATGCGCCGCTGGTGGATCAACATGTCGAAGACCCGCAAAGCTGGAACCTCTATGGCTATGTGAGAAATAATCCGCTTTCTCACGTAGACCCAACAGGGCAGGCATGTTCGACCCTGATCGGGAACACCAAAAGTGGCTACTGTCAGCGAGCAGACTTATACGCAAATTTTGATAATCTGGTAAGTAGTAAGACTCGATTCTTTGCCGCGGCGCATGTGGCTACTTCACAAATCGCCGATGTTGCAATTCCGTTTGCAGGTACCATTGGGACCTCGGTGAAAACACGTGAACTTCTTGCCTCGATCAACGCACTGCTGGAAGGTATCAACACGGAGGCGGTGGGACGGGTCATTTCCGGTCAAATGAGTGGCAGTGGTTCGGTGCTGGATGCCTCGCTGGTCCATATGGAACAGACCGCCGTACAGAAGGCGCTTGATGAATTCAAAAGAAAGGACCCGGCTGCGTATCAAACGGCAGTGAAAGAGTTAAATGCTCTTCTTAATTCTAAAGGTGGAGTTTTTCAAGAGCTAGCAACTGGGATGGGACGCGCCATCTTAAGTACAGACAGAAGCTACGCGAGGCTGCTTAAGAGCATCAGGAAGCGAATCGGGCGTGATATCGACTTTGGGAGCCAGGAAGACCGTGAAGAAATAGGACTTTCGCTCGTTGATTACATTAAGAAAGCAAGCGGATGCACACTATTTGGCGAGGGAATCAACGCATGTCCATGA
- a CDS encoding DUF1501 domain-containing protein: MIDPSKLYPCGRIARRRFLVRSAGGFLGSALGSLWANAGQLPDARLPGQAPAKSVIYLFLCGGLSHIDTFDPKDNKHAGKIMDAIGFGDNNAPMKRPVIPILRTYKQYGQSGIPVSDWFPNVGGVIDEMAVVRSMYCHQTNHFPAVLEGATGKPLRQFEHPTLGSWVSYALGTANKNLPTFVNIGRPSSPVQLTGGYLGASYSATPFQPGDTPIPDLVPPKGASAKERDRQAESLHELNKQFREDYAMESEIAARTRAFELAGNMMLTAPKIVDFSTEAQHVKELYGIGTKETDDFGRQLLLARRLVENDVRFIQICHSGGGNGGWDAHDDIRTHGPLCRAVDRPIAGLIQDLKQRGLLDNTLVVLTSEFGRTPWSQNTTGRDHNGKGFTTLLAGGGVKGGVIEGATDEVGYQAVEKPHYISDLQSTILKQVGLNHKKMDFVLNGRPFHLIEEGLGPINAILK; the protein is encoded by the coding sequence ATGATCGACCCAAGTAAACTCTATCCCTGTGGTCGCATCGCGCGGCGGCGTTTTCTAGTTCGTTCTGCCGGTGGCTTTCTCGGCTCGGCCTTGGGTTCCCTCTGGGCCAATGCAGGGCAGCTCCCTGACGCACGCCTGCCGGGCCAGGCTCCGGCGAAGTCTGTGATCTATCTGTTTCTGTGTGGAGGCTTGAGCCACATCGATACCTTCGATCCCAAGGACAACAAGCACGCCGGAAAGATCATGGATGCGATCGGCTTCGGCGACAACAATGCACCGATGAAGCGGCCGGTGATTCCGATTCTGCGGACCTACAAGCAATATGGACAATCGGGCATTCCGGTATCGGACTGGTTCCCGAATGTCGGCGGCGTGATCGATGAGATGGCCGTGGTGCGCTCGATGTACTGCCACCAGACGAATCATTTTCCGGCTGTGCTTGAGGGCGCGACCGGCAAGCCCTTGCGCCAGTTTGAGCATCCCACCCTGGGCAGTTGGGTGTCTTATGCGTTAGGCACCGCAAACAAGAATCTGCCCACCTTTGTGAACATCGGACGTCCGTCCTCGCCCGTGCAACTGACCGGCGGCTACTTGGGCGCAAGCTACTCGGCAACCCCGTTTCAGCCGGGAGATACGCCAATTCCGGATCTGGTTCCCCCAAAAGGAGCGAGCGCGAAGGAACGCGACCGGCAGGCCGAGTCGCTCCACGAGTTGAACAAACAGTTCCGCGAAGATTATGCGATGGAGAGCGAGATCGCTGCGCGCACAAGAGCCTTCGAATTGGCTGGGAACATGATGTTGACCGCCCCGAAGATTGTCGATTTCTCCACCGAAGCGCAACATGTCAAGGAACTCTATGGCATTGGCACAAAGGAGACCGATGACTTTGGACGGCAACTGTTGCTGGCCCGGAGACTCGTGGAGAATGACGTGCGCTTCATTCAGATCTGCCACTCCGGCGGCGGCAATGGCGGGTGGGACGCGCATGACGACATCCGCACCCACGGCCCTCTTTGCCGAGCCGTCGATCGACCGATCGCAGGACTGATTCAGGATCTGAAGCAGCGCGGATTGTTAGACAACACGCTGGTGGTGTTGACCAGTGAGTTTGGACGGACGCCATGGTCCCAGAACACGACAGGCCGGGATCACAATGGCAAGGGCTTCACCACACTGCTCGCAGGCGGCGGAGTGAAGGGTGGAGTGATTGAAGGCGCAACCGATGAGGTGGGCTATCAGGCAGTAGAGAAGCCGCACTACATTAGCGACTTGCAGTCCACGATCTTGAAGCAGGTAGGCCTCAATCACAAGAAGATGGACTTCGTACTGAACGGCAGGCCCTTCCACTTGATTGAAGAAGGCCTTGGCCCGATCAACGCGATTTTGAAGTAA
- a CDS encoding DUF1549 and DUF1553 domain-containing protein, which translates to MTSFVPTRIVWIALAALSLHAADPPKETVAEQFAKRAARLWSLQPVVKPVVPVGVSSSNNPIDALIGAVYQEKGLQPVGKADKLTILRRVYFDLIGLPPTPAEQDAFLSDESPEAYAKVVDRLLEDKQHGVRWARHWLDVLRYADLDGLDGSVMPAAGSVYLWRDWMISALNRDMPYDGFVRAQILGNRYQPEIATSNGGRRTRVEGPVSDTFALGFLARAALNRGDKDRDVPFAAVETISTAFMGVTVACAKCHDHKFDPITQRDFYAMKAIFDPLVLKNTMLATPSEIFEHAEKLDEYKRKKAPVDAAIEALVGSYRTKLFDERVAQLTPDVQAIVRKAERDRTEAEQKIFDDYFPVIRIDASKIKEIMPKEEVAKYNALLKEQGAIRNPAALPSYWTVEEDKELLKAQSYILNTGDPNRPEKDHPVEPGFPFQPKDLDFRDGRREAFTGWLTDAKNPLFARVAVNRIWAWHFGEGLHRVTSDFGVLGGRPTNQKLLDYLAAEFVAHNYSMKWLHRLIVSSDTYQLSSKADAKSLAANTKADARNSYLWRFRLQRLEAEPIWDALHYVSNDLDLSIGGKSFQLRTADQKQAIFLRGAGNTDNRTNRRGIYLTRGYIPSTDVMSNFLTSFDVDDGRTPCPIRTQTVTAPQALFTMNNDLIEQESRKLAERVLQESKGDLRAAVTLAYRLSLGRPPSGVESDQALTYVANDAARLPGLAWLLFNLDEFIYVR; encoded by the coding sequence ATGACAAGCTTTGTCCCTACCCGCATCGTCTGGATTGCGCTTGCGGCTCTCTCTCTCCATGCAGCCGATCCGCCCAAAGAGACCGTAGCAGAGCAGTTCGCCAAGCGGGCCGCTCGGCTGTGGTCGCTACAACCTGTCGTAAAGCCAGTCGTGCCAGTTGGCGTGAGTTCATCAAACAATCCGATTGATGCGTTGATCGGAGCGGTATATCAGGAGAAGGGGCTACAGCCGGTCGGCAAAGCAGACAAGCTCACCATCTTGCGGCGCGTCTATTTCGACCTGATCGGTCTCCCTCCAACGCCTGCCGAGCAGGATGCCTTCCTCAGCGACGAATCTCCCGAGGCCTACGCGAAAGTGGTGGATCGCTTACTCGAGGACAAACAGCATGGGGTGCGCTGGGCCCGGCATTGGCTGGACGTCCTGCGCTATGCCGACCTCGATGGACTCGACGGCTCCGTGATGCCCGCGGCAGGCAGCGTCTATCTCTGGCGCGACTGGATGATCAGCGCCTTGAACCGGGACATGCCCTATGACGGATTTGTGCGCGCCCAGATCCTGGGCAACCGCTATCAGCCGGAGATCGCGACTTCAAACGGCGGCCGGCGCACCCGCGTAGAGGGCCCTGTCTCCGATACCTTTGCACTCGGCTTTCTCGCTCGCGCGGCGCTGAACCGCGGCGACAAGGATCGCGACGTCCCCTTTGCTGCCGTCGAGACGATCTCCACCGCATTCATGGGCGTGACGGTCGCTTGCGCCAAATGCCACGATCATAAATTCGACCCAATCACGCAGCGGGACTTTTATGCGATGAAGGCGATCTTCGATCCGCTGGTATTGAAGAATACGATGCTGGCCACCCCGTCCGAGATCTTTGAACACGCAGAAAAACTGGACGAATATAAGAGAAAGAAGGCGCCCGTCGATGCAGCCATCGAAGCGCTAGTGGGCTCTTACCGCACCAAGCTTTTCGATGAGCGGGTGGCCCAACTCACACCAGACGTGCAGGCGATTGTGCGCAAGGCCGAACGCGACAGGACCGAGGCGGAACAGAAGATCTTTGACGATTACTTTCCGGTGATTCGGATTGATGCCTCGAAGATCAAGGAGATCATGCCAAAGGAGGAAGTGGCCAAGTACAACGCACTGTTGAAGGAACAAGGCGCGATCCGAAACCCAGCGGCGCTGCCATCCTATTGGACTGTCGAAGAAGATAAGGAACTGCTCAAGGCCCAGAGCTACATCCTCAACACCGGCGACCCGAACCGTCCAGAAAAGGATCATCCGGTCGAGCCGGGTTTTCCGTTCCAACCAAAGGATCTCGACTTCCGCGATGGACGCCGCGAGGCCTTCACTGGCTGGCTAACGGACGCGAAAAATCCGCTCTTTGCCCGTGTCGCGGTGAACCGCATCTGGGCTTGGCACTTTGGCGAAGGGCTACACCGCGTCACCAGCGATTTCGGTGTACTCGGGGGGCGGCCCACCAATCAGAAACTACTCGATTATCTGGCCGCCGAGTTTGTCGCACACAACTACAGCATGAAGTGGCTGCATCGTTTGATTGTCAGCTCCGACACCTATCAACTCTCCTCCAAGGCAGATGCGAAATCCCTGGCGGCAAACACGAAAGCCGATGCGCGGAACTCCTATCTCTGGAGATTCCGCTTGCAGCGGCTGGAGGCAGAGCCGATCTGGGATGCCCTTCACTATGTCTCCAATGATCTCGATTTGAGCATCGGTGGCAAGTCCTTCCAGTTGCGTACTGCGGACCAGAAGCAGGCGATCTTCCTGCGCGGCGCGGGCAATACGGATAACCGCACGAATCGGCGCGGCATCTATTTGACCCGCGGCTACATCCCAAGCACCGACGTGATGAGCAACTTTCTCACCTCCTTCGACGTGGATGATGGACGAACCCCCTGCCCCATCCGCACCCAGACCGTCACCGCTCCACAAGCCCTCTTCACGATGAACAACGACTTGATCGAGCAGGAATCCCGCAAGCTGGCCGAGCGTGTGCTGCAGGAAAGTAAGGGCGATCTCCGGGCAGCCGTGACGCTAGCTTACCGGCTGAGCTTGGGCCGCCCCCCATCGGGTGTAGAAAGCGATCAGGCGCTGACCTATGTGGCCAATGACGCCGCCCGGCTGCCAGGCCTTGCCTGGCTACTGTTCAATCTGGATGAATTCATTTACGTGAGATAA
- a CDS encoding carboxypeptidase-like regulatory domain-containing protein, with protein sequence MKIQAFKYAAWLVLATGMGWAQVARNGSIGGTVLDEKGNPFEGARVMATLLADQTEKYTPWQGYAVSGKDGSYEVANAPSGRFELCLYVPGNEYVNVCQWGKPVAVVSVGAGARTTSNVNLTLGKEVRLRLDDPEGYLERHDGKTIGAIVSIGVYTEERMIITAEPLGQQVKGSKAYRVLVPVDAKWRVRADSPFFTFEAPNEGAQPLAVLMELDQKVKATEKDKEILVRVKGLKAQVVAQ encoded by the coding sequence ATGAAAATACAGGCATTCAAATACGCGGCTTGGTTGGTTCTGGCGACGGGAATGGGTTGGGCGCAAGTTGCCCGGAACGGAAGCATCGGGGGCACTGTTCTTGACGAAAAGGGCAATCCTTTTGAAGGCGCCCGGGTGATGGCAACCTTGCTTGCAGACCAGACGGAGAAGTATACGCCGTGGCAAGGGTACGCTGTTAGCGGAAAAGATGGCAGTTACGAAGTTGCGAATGCTCCATCGGGACGCTTTGAGCTGTGTCTCTATGTTCCTGGCAATGAATATGTAAATGTCTGCCAGTGGGGGAAGCCTGTGGCTGTTGTGAGCGTTGGGGCGGGCGCAAGGACGACGAGCAACGTGAATCTTACCTTAGGGAAAGAAGTGCGGCTGAGGCTGGATGACCCTGAGGGTTACCTGGAGCGGCACGACGGCAAAACCATTGGGGCGATCGTCAGTATCGGAGTGTATACAGAAGAGCGGATGATCATCACGGCGGAGCCGTTGGGGCAGCAGGTGAAGGGATCGAAGGCCTACCGGGTGCTGGTGCCGGTGGATGCGAAGTGGCGGGTGCGAGCGGATAGCCCCTTCTTTACGTTTGAGGCGCCGAATGAAGGCGCGCAACCGCTGGCAGTGTTGATGGAATTGGACCAGAAGGTGAAGGCAACGGAGAAGGACAAGGAAATCCTGGTGCGGGTGAAGGGCTTGAAGGCTCAGGTGGTGGCGCAGTGA